Proteins co-encoded in one Streptomyces sp. SLBN-31 genomic window:
- a CDS encoding protein kinase domain-containing protein, with product MGRVWRAADEMLDRPVAVKEIRIDGMDAEDTRTRRERTLREARATARIDHPNVVRVYDVVDEGERLWIVMELVRGRSLERILAEDGPLSPRETARTGLGLVAALRQVHARGVLHRDIKPGNVIVEGSGEPDRRVVLTDFGIAAIQDAKALTMVGMLVGSPDYMAPERVSGRPQGPPSDIWSLGATLCAALGGRSPFSRGTTLATLHAVLHEEPELPAAAGPLSHVLAALLEKEPEARPALRELEEALRPVAFPPPTPTLPVGTGGAEPVEEGHPPGRPTAAGTPTPPSPEPPTHGYRPSHEPPAPHTLPVRATPDPRRPVPPEDTPPPARQDTHPLRRGHPPLEPSPASASPAVGPPPAEGPPEPAAPAGTAVAPTDPGEAPLGGLRTSAAAEVPSELRSEAGAEKPSANSPAADPTLPSPPATTRPGVSLTRSPAVTRPRPAAPPSRSVHEHLGPHPLHGEPPVLAPPPATGRRRRRAGLLAAAALVAAGAVVVVTLLLNSGSQGGDHAGPTTSATKPPTTSGSSPPPTVEGTSRPRTLPPGTHEEAGGYAWATPKGWKRNVMTGAEVHYTSPDGAQELVAKSSIARDDLMGTWRQSEQDAHQGQNYQKIRLEQTTFRGHPAVVWEYTFTLKGVNWHARLLGFDQEGRSYQINTWYHPDVETQAVRIYDRVKDSFTVL from the coding sequence ATGGGGCGGGTGTGGCGGGCGGCGGACGAAATGCTCGACCGCCCGGTGGCCGTCAAGGAGATCCGCATCGACGGCATGGACGCCGAGGACACGCGCACCCGCCGCGAACGCACCCTGCGCGAGGCCAGGGCCACGGCCCGCATCGACCACCCCAACGTGGTCCGCGTCTACGACGTGGTCGACGAGGGCGAACGCCTGTGGATCGTCATGGAGTTGGTCAGGGGCCGCTCGCTGGAACGCATCCTGGCCGAGGACGGCCCCCTGAGCCCGCGGGAGACGGCACGCACCGGGCTCGGCCTGGTGGCGGCCCTGCGGCAGGTCCACGCCCGCGGCGTCCTGCACCGCGACATCAAACCCGGGAACGTGATCGTCGAGGGCTCCGGCGAACCCGACCGCCGGGTCGTCCTGACCGACTTCGGCATCGCCGCGATCCAGGACGCCAAGGCCCTCACCATGGTCGGCATGCTGGTCGGCTCGCCCGACTACATGGCCCCCGAGCGGGTCTCCGGCCGCCCGCAGGGCCCGCCGTCCGACATCTGGTCCCTGGGCGCGACCCTCTGCGCGGCCCTGGGCGGCCGTTCCCCCTTCTCCCGCGGCACCACCCTGGCCACCCTGCACGCGGTGCTCCACGAGGAGCCAGAACTCCCCGCCGCGGCCGGCCCCCTGAGCCACGTCCTGGCAGCACTCCTGGAGAAGGAACCCGAGGCCAGGCCTGCCCTGCGGGAACTGGAAGAGGCCCTGCGCCCCGTCGCCTTCCCGCCGCCCACCCCGACCTTGCCGGTGGGCACCGGCGGCGCGGAACCGGTGGAGGAGGGGCACCCGCCGGGCCGACCGACGGCTGCGGGCACCCCCACACCCCCCTCACCAGAGCCGCCCACTCACGGGTACCGGCCCTCGCACGAACCGCCCGCCCCGCACACCCTGCCGGTACGAGCCACCCCGGACCCCCGGCGCCCCGTGCCGCCGGAGGACACCCCACCTCCGGCCCGACAGGACACCCACCCGCTCCGCCGCGGCCACCCGCCACTCGAACCGTCACCCGCCTCCGCCTCACCGGCCGTCGGTCCTCCTCCCGCCGAAGGGCCGCCCGAACCCGCCGCACCGGCCGGGACTGCCGTGGCACCCACGGACCCCGGCGAGGCTCCCCTCGGCGGCCTCCGGACATCCGCTGCCGCCGAGGTTCCCTCCGAGCTGCGCTCGGAAGCCGGTGCGGAGAAGCCGTCCGCCAACTCCCCGGCGGCCGACCCCACTTTGCCAAGCCCTCCGGCCACCACCCGCCCCGGCGTCTCCCTGACCCGCTCCCCGGCGGTGACCCGGCCCCGCCCCGCGGCCCCACCGAGCCGCTCCGTGCACGAACACCTGGGCCCCCACCCGCTGCACGGCGAGCCCCCGGTCCTGGCGCCCCCGCCCGCGACCGGTCGCCGTCGCCGCCGTGCCGGGCTCCTGGCCGCCGCCGCGCTGGTCGCCGCCGGCGCGGTGGTCGTTGTGACACTGCTCCTGAACTCCGGTTCGCAGGGCGGCGATCACGCCGGTCCCACGACCTCCGCGACCAAGCCCCCCACCACCTCCGGCAGCAGCCCGCCTCCCACCGTGGAGGGCACCTCCCGGCCGCGGACACTGCCACCGGGGACCCACGAGGAGGCCGGCGGCTACGCGTGGGCGACCCCCAAGGGCTGGAAGCGCAACGTGATGACGGGAGCCGAGGTCCACTACACCTCGCCCGACGGCGCCCAGGAACTCGTGGCGAAGTCCTCCATCGCCCGCGACGACCTCATGGGGACCTGGCGGCAGTCGGAGCAGGACGCCCACCAGGGCCAGAACTACCAAAAGATCCGCCTGGAGCAGACGACCTTCCGCGGCCACCCGGCGGTGGTCTGGGAGTACACCTTCACCCTCAAGGGCGTGAACTGGCACGCGCGGCTGCTCGGCTTCGACCAGGAGGGCAGGTCGTACCAGATCAACACCTGGTACCACCCGGACGTCGAGACCCAGGCCGTCAGGATCTACGACCGGGTCAAGGACAGCTTCACCGTCCTGTGA